The following coding sequences lie in one Oscillospiraceae bacterium genomic window:
- a CDS encoding serine hydrolase, which translates to MMFSTVTPERAGISSQSVIDFIDRLEQLGISTHSFLMMRGNDIFAEGYYAPFHKDFKHRMYSVSKSFVGVAIGLCEEEGLLSLDDKLVDYFPEYQNENTNDLLREQTIRDMLMMATARTGGVNWFASGTKDRCEVYFRTQNNKIPGTVFDYDSPGSFMLGVIVEKLTGKPFLEYLKEKFLIKAGFSADSYCLKCPGGHSFGDSAVMCTTRDLAAFARFVMNKGTIDGVRYMNEEYLTAATTKQISNNNSGFVEYMRYGYGYQIWIVKDGFAFNGMGSQYAVCLPGKDFIFVINSDTQGDALAMEKILSDALTNCIVNKLGEPLADDPDAYERLQKRISGLKLFSLKPSSSNFQKELDGRKYILDENPMGIKYVKFDFEGEKGILTYENAQGEKKLCFGMGYNEFQKFPQTGYADMTATCGVEGHMYDCAVSADWDEEKKLRIRVQIIDKYFGNMSMTFSFKDNRVAVLMVKTAEAFLDEYNGRALGKLAE; encoded by the coding sequence ATGATGTTTTCAACCGTAACTCCAGAAAGAGCGGGTATATCTTCTCAAAGCGTAATTGATTTTATTGACCGCCTGGAGCAGCTGGGTATATCCACCCACAGCTTTTTGATGATGCGCGGCAATGATATTTTTGCCGAGGGCTACTATGCTCCCTTTCACAAGGATTTCAAGCACAGAATGTATTCCGTTTCAAAATCCTTTGTTGGTGTGGCAATCGGACTTTGCGAGGAGGAGGGGCTTTTAAGCCTTGACGACAAGCTGGTAGACTATTTCCCCGAATATCAGAACGAAAACACCAACGACCTGCTTCGCGAGCAGACCATACGCGATATGCTCATGATGGCAACTGCACGCACCGGTGGTGTGAACTGGTTTGCCAGCGGAACAAAAGACCGTTGTGAAGTGTATTTCCGCACGCAGAATAATAAAATTCCCGGAACGGTTTTTGACTATGACAGCCCCGGCTCCTTTATGCTGGGCGTAATCGTGGAAAAGCTGACGGGCAAGCCGTTTCTTGAATACCTTAAGGAAAAATTCCTTATTAAAGCGGGCTTTTCGGCGGATTCCTACTGCCTTAAGTGTCCCGGCGGACATTCCTTCGGAGATTCTGCGGTAATGTGTACCACCCGCGACCTTGCCGCCTTTGCCCGCTTTGTCATGAATAAGGGCACTATTGACGGTGTGAGATACATGAATGAAGAGTACCTCACCGCTGCCACTACCAAGCAGATATCCAACAACAACTCCGGCTTTGTGGAGTATATGCGCTACGGCTACGGCTATCAGATATGGATTGTAAAGGACGGCTTTGCCTTTAACGGTATGGGTAGTCAGTATGCTGTGTGTCTGCCCGGTAAGGATTTTATTTTTGTAATAAATTCCGACACTCAGGGCGACGCTCTTGCCATGGAGAAAATTCTGTCCGACGCGCTTACAAACTGCATTGTAAACAAGCTGGGTGAGCCGCTTGCGGACGACCCTGATGCATATGAAAGATTGCAAAAGCGGATTTCGGGTCTTAAGCTGTTCAGCTTAAAACCCAGCTCAAGCAATTTCCAAAAGGAGCTTGACGGCAGAAAATACATTCTTGACGAAAATCCCATGGGCATCAAGTACGTGAAATTTGATTTTGAGGGCGAAAAAGGCATATTGACCTATGAAAATGCCCAGGGTGAAAAGAAGCTTTGCTTCGGTATGGGGTACAACGAATTTCAGAAATTTCCTCAGACGGGATATGCCGATATGACGGCTACCTGCGGTGTTGAAGGTCATATGTACGATTGCGCTGTCAGTGCCGACTGGGACGAGGAGAAAAAACTGCGTATCAGAGTCCAGATAATTGATAAATATTTCGGCAACATGAGCATGACCTTCAGCTTTAAGGATAATCGTGTGGCTGTGCTTATGGTAAAAACCGCCGAGGCATTTCTTGACGAATACAACGGACGCGCCCTGGGAAAGCTTGCCGAGTAA
- the efp gene encoding elongation factor P, translating to MVTAGDFRNGVTFDMDGSVMQVIEFQHVKPGKGAAFVRTKLRNVITGAVIEKTFSPTDKYPPAHIERREMEYLYSDGELYYFMDNETYEQTPLNGDILGDAFKFVKENTTCKILSYQGNVFGVEPPMFMELTVTEAEPGVKGDTATGATKPVTLETGVQIKVPLFVNEGDVVKVDTRTGEYLERV from the coding sequence ATGGTAACAGCAGGCGATTTCAGAAACGGCGTGACTTTTGACATGGACGGCAGCGTAATGCAGGTAATCGAATTCCAGCATGTAAAGCCCGGCAAAGGTGCGGCGTTTGTTCGTACAAAACTCAGAAATGTAATAACCGGTGCGGTAATTGAAAAGACTTTCAGCCCTACCGATAAATATCCTCCTGCACACATTGAGCGCCGCGAAATGGAATATCTCTATTCCGACGGAGAGCTTTACTACTTCATGGATAACGAAACCTATGAGCAGACCCCCCTCAACGGCGATATCCTGGGCGATGCTTTCAAGTTCGTTAAGGAAAACACCACTTGTAAAATCCTTTCTTACCAGGGCAATGTATTCGGCGTTGAGCCTCCCATGTTCATGGAGCTTACCGTTACCGAGGCTGAGCCCGGCGTAAAGGGTGACACCGCTACCGGTGCTACCAAGCCCGTTACTCTCGAAACAGGCGTTCAGATCAAGGTTCCTCTGTTTGTTAACGAGGGCGACGTTGTTAAGGTTGATACCCGTACAGGCGAATACCTGGAAAGAGTATAA
- a CDS encoding helix-turn-helix transcriptional regulator, whose translation MKNTNLKNVLTLNIRDREIKVFRTGKSLTLTDSRTPAAHPDTMQDIHSHFTYEIFFACGRLEIATDAVSSVYERKAVIIRPGVRHYTYAPDGDCYCLLLSGNGSETTEDITAVPLSDECCEYIGRAAQKYEKSSEKEQNDVRFLIELVLNEVLDGLGFYHSASKNIKREKKHINAIEQYINANIFEKITLGDVSRHTFLSTRQISRIIFAEYGCSLSQIVKSKKLDAAEILIKNTDMKISDIAARVNIGSENYFYCVFKEKYGMSPTHYRKENRKD comes from the coding sequence ATGAAAAACACTAACTTAAAAAATGTCCTGACGCTCAATATACGCGACCGGGAAATAAAGGTGTTCCGTACCGGAAAAAGCCTTACGCTGACCGATTCCCGTACTCCCGCCGCTCATCCCGACACCATGCAGGACATACATTCACATTTTACATATGAAATATTTTTTGCCTGCGGAAGACTTGAAATAGCCACCGATGCGGTAAGCTCCGTTTATGAAAGAAAAGCTGTGATAATCCGTCCGGGCGTCAGACATTATACCTATGCGCCGGACGGGGATTGCTACTGTCTGTTGTTATCGGGCAACGGCTCCGAGACGACGGAGGATATAACTGCGGTTCCGCTTTCCGATGAGTGCTGTGAATATATCGGGCGCGCGGCTCAGAAGTATGAAAAAAGCAGCGAAAAAGAGCAGAACGACGTCCGATTTCTGATAGAACTTGTGCTCAATGAGGTGCTTGACGGGCTGGGCTTTTACCATTCGGCAAGTAAAAATATAAAACGTGAAAAAAAGCATATTAATGCTATTGAGCAATATATCAATGCCAATATTTTTGAAAAGATTACTCTCGGCGATGTTTCACGTCACACTTTTCTCAGCACACGGCAGATTTCCCGCATAATTTTTGCGGAGTACGGTTGCAGTCTTTCGCAAATCGTCAAGTCCAAAAAGCTGGATGCCGCCGAGATACTCATTAAAAATACGGATATGAAAATTTCCGATATTGCCGCTCGTGTAAATATCGGTTCTGAGAACTACTTCTACTGCGTTTTTAAGGAAAAATACGGTATGTCGCCAACGCATTACCGCAAGGAAAACAGAAAGGACTAA
- a CDS encoding threonine/serine exporter family protein produces the protein MTSSGVSRYDNGELPAQILRTAGEAARMTLQYGGGANRAEDVYCRICSAFGEDDAQISAVSTNLSVALSVDGQSYSTVFRIKRRGVNLSKLNSINDVSRALTSGTMTLAQAEEALRKIENSPANSDIVNVAASGFSSAFFSLLLGGGVWDFSLTFMIGALICYILSFFEKAGVYSFVNNLLGGLVDAGAAILVSLAVTPIGLETNLEAVIVGAMMPLLPGLAMTNAIRDTISGDYVSGTASVMEALSMAIALAAGAAVGFGIFMSQGVVL, from the coding sequence ATGACTTCTTCAGGCGTATCACGGTATGACAACGGTGAATTGCCCGCACAGATATTGCGCACGGCAGGCGAAGCGGCGCGTATGACTCTGCAGTACGGCGGAGGTGCAAACCGTGCCGAGGATGTGTATTGCCGTATTTGCAGTGCCTTTGGTGAGGACGATGCGCAGATATCTGCCGTCAGCACCAATCTTTCGGTTGCGCTGTCGGTAGACGGACAGAGTTACAGCACCGTTTTCCGTATAAAAAGAAGAGGTGTAAATCTCAGTAAGCTTAACAGTATAAATGACGTTTCCCGCGCTCTTACATCGGGAACAATGACATTGGCTCAGGCGGAAGAAGCACTTCGCAAAATAGAAAATTCGCCTGCTAACAGCGACATAGTCAATGTGGCGGCGTCCGGATTTTCCTCGGCATTTTTCTCATTGCTGTTGGGAGGCGGAGTGTGGGATTTTTCACTTACTTTCATGATAGGCGCGCTGATATGCTATATACTGTCCTTTTTTGAAAAGGCAGGGGTATACAGCTTTGTAAATAACCTTCTGGGCGGATTGGTAGACGCAGGTGCAGCCATACTTGTGTCGCTTGCCGTTACTCCGATAGGACTTGAAACAAATCTTGAGGCAGTGATAGTCGGTGCGATGATGCCCCTTTTGCCGGGTCTTGCCATGACCAATGCCATCCGAGACACCATCAGCGGCGACTACGTAAGCGGTACAGCCAGCGTAATGGAGGCTTTGAGTATGGCTATTGCCCTTGCGGCAGGCGCTGCGGTAGGATTTGGAATATTCATGTCGCAGGGGGTAGTTTTATGA
- the putP gene encoding sodium/proline symporter PutP has translation MNGQIDILLSMAGYMLVVIFIGVFFAKRSQQSSENYFLGGRSLGPWVAAMSAEASDMSGWLLMGLPGVAYWCGLADAAWTAIGLAVGTYVNWLIVSRRLRNYSQVSGDAITVPDFLSNRFHEKKKVILSIASIFILVFFTVYAASCFVTCGKLFAGLFGTSYHSMMILGAIFVLIYTLIGGFLAESASDFLQAIVMICALVGVLVFGTINAGGIGAVIENAKAIPGFLSLGELANPVTTEGVQNVVDGIAQFGEAKPYAWLTALSMMAWGLGYFGVPQVLLRFMAIKEAKQLKSSRRIATVWVVISLAAAVMIGIVGRAVFPVSEALSTASLAENVFAELARLLFHPIVAGIVMAGILAATISSSDSYLLIAASSVSKNLYQGIIKKDASDKQVMRLSRIVLLAIAALGVVIAWDENSVIFNVVSFAWAGFGATFGPVILFSLFWKRVNRAGAIAGMISGAAMVFFWKLVLNPMGGLWAIYELLPAFIFSCIVIVIVSLATAKPSAEIEAEFDKVKAMKD, from the coding sequence ATGAACGGACAAATCGACATCCTGCTTTCTATGGCAGGCTATATGCTGGTAGTTATCTTTATCGGCGTATTTTTTGCAAAGCGTTCTCAGCAAAGCTCTGAGAACTACTTTCTCGGCGGTCGTTCCCTGGGTCCCTGGGTTGCGGCTATGAGTGCAGAAGCTTCCGACATGTCCGGTTGGCTTCTGATGGGTCTGCCCGGTGTTGCGTACTGGTGCGGCCTTGCTGATGCGGCATGGACCGCTATCGGTCTTGCAGTGGGTACATACGTTAACTGGCTTATCGTTTCAAGACGTTTGAGAAATTATTCTCAGGTTTCGGGCGATGCTATCACCGTTCCCGACTTTCTCAGCAATCGTTTCCACGAAAAGAAAAAGGTCATTCTGTCAATCGCTTCCATTTTCATTCTGGTGTTCTTCACCGTGTACGCGGCAAGCTGCTTTGTTACCTGCGGTAAGCTTTTTGCAGGTCTGTTCGGCACCTCGTATCACTCCATGATGATTTTGGGCGCTATCTTCGTTCTTATCTACACCCTCATCGGCGGCTTCCTTGCGGAAAGTGCCTCCGACTTCCTGCAGGCTATCGTTATGATATGCGCTCTGGTGGGTGTACTGGTGTTCGGTACCATCAACGCAGGCGGTATCGGCGCTGTTATTGAAAACGCAAAGGCTATCCCCGGATTTCTGTCGCTGGGCGAATTGGCCAACCCCGTCACCACCGAAGGCGTTCAGAATGTTGTTGACGGCATTGCACAGTTCGGCGAGGCTAAGCCCTACGCTTGGCTGACCGCTCTTTCCATGATGGCATGGGGTCTGGGTTACTTCGGTGTTCCCCAGGTTCTTCTCAGATTTATGGCTATCAAGGAAGCAAAACAGCTTAAGTCTTCCCGTCGCATTGCTACCGTTTGGGTTGTTATCTCTCTTGCCGCCGCTGTTATGATAGGTATTGTAGGCAGAGCGGTATTCCCCGTAAGCGAAGCTCTTTCCACCGCAAGCCTTGCGGAAAACGTATTTGCAGAGCTCGCAAGACTTCTGTTCCACCCCATTGTTGCAGGTATCGTAATGGCAGGTATTCTGGCGGCTACCATCAGCTCCTCCGACTCCTACCTTCTCATTGCCGCTTCCTCCGTTTCCAAGAACCTTTACCAGGGTATCATCAAGAAGGATGCTTCCGACAAGCAGGTTATGCGTCTGTCCAGAATCGTGCTTCTGGCTATTGCCGCTCTCGGCGTTGTCATTGCATGGGATGAAAACAGCGTTATTTTCAATGTAGTTTCCTTTGCATGGGCAGGCTTCGGTGCCACCTTCGGACCCGTCATACTGTTCTCGCTGTTCTGGAAGAGAGTAAACCGCGCGGGTGCAATTGCAGGTATGATTTCCGGTGCCGCAATGGTATTCTTCTGGAAGCTGGTGCTCAACCCCATGGGCGGTCTTTGGGCAATCTATGAACTGCTTCCCGCGTTCATATTCTCTTGCATTGTAATCGTAATCGTATCTCTCGCAACAGCAAAGCCATCTGCCGAAATCGAAGCCGAATTCGACAAGGTTAAGGCAATGAAGGACTAA
- a CDS encoding threonine/serine exporter, with protein sequence MIELIYDFFICSMATLFFAILFRTPVKAIAASSIIGGLSYVVYDICCENISLMFGYFFGTLFISVCAEILARIRKMPALIYITPGVIPLVPGVGLYHTMRFFVNGDTAAGLAKCVETLACAGVMAFAIALPPMLLRVFVSTRKR encoded by the coding sequence ATGATAGAGCTTATTTACGATTTCTTTATTTGCTCCATGGCAACGCTGTTTTTTGCAATTCTTTTCAGAACTCCCGTAAAAGCCATAGCCGCTTCAAGCATTATAGGCGGACTGAGCTATGTGGTGTATGACATATGCTGTGAGAACATTTCTCTTATGTTCGGATATTTTTTCGGTACGCTTTTTATCAGTGTTTGTGCCGAAATACTGGCGCGCATAAGGAAAATGCCGGCGCTCATTTATATAACACCCGGTGTTATACCCCTTGTCCCCGGAGTTGGGCTTTATCATACCATGCGCTTTTTTGTTAACGGCGACACTGCCGCGGGGCTTGCAAAATGCGTTGAGACCCTTGCATGCGCCGGGGTAATGGCGTTTGCCATCGCCCTTCCGCCAATGCTTCTCAGAGTGTTTGTGAGTACAAGAAAACGTTAA
- the murC gene encoding UDP-N-acetylmuramate--L-alanine ligase, giving the protein MVLIMSLNCKFSLKNVNKSKTVLFAGIGGISMSALAQMLLRDGYIVSGYDMKRTALTEKMELMGIEIAYEFEDIVFENVGLVVYTKALSDDHYVLVKARENGITAIDRPVLLGEIMKNDRRRIGIAGTHGKSTSTGMLSQIFLSDPTLDPTIMIGAQLPAMGDSYRVGRGGDFIFEACEYKDAFLDFCPNIAVVLNVELDHTDYFSDIDDMTESFADYISKCGKNGVAIVNGDNANAVKASLMARENVGKILYFSAQTEADIYADNIVYDKGYAEFDICISGDVYAHAKLNIPGKFNISNALAVAGAAYVCGIPRSAVEKGMAEFGGVNRRFERRCVVNGAVVIDDYAHHPDEIRATVSTACAISNRVIAVFQPHTYTRTRDLFDDITKAFAGCHQVIFADIYSAREADIYGINSKMLADATPNALYLGGFEEIGAYLRSVAREGDIILIMGAGDINKLVV; this is encoded by the coding sequence ATGGTTTTAATAATGTCGCTAAATTGTAAATTTTCGCTTAAAAATGTTAACAAATCAAAAACAGTACTTTTTGCCGGCATAGGTGGTATAAGTATGTCTGCACTTGCCCAGATGCTTCTGAGGGATGGCTATATAGTTTCGGGCTATGATATGAAGCGTACCGCGCTTACCGAAAAAATGGAGCTTATGGGCATTGAAATTGCTTATGAATTTGAGGACATAGTGTTTGAAAATGTGGGGCTGGTGGTATATACCAAGGCGCTCAGCGATGATCACTATGTGCTTGTAAAGGCGCGTGAAAACGGTATTACCGCCATTGACCGCCCTGTGCTTTTGGGCGAAATAATGAAAAATGACCGCCGTCGTATCGGTATTGCGGGTACTCACGGGAAGTCCACCTCCACGGGTATGCTTTCCCAGATATTTTTGTCCGATCCCACTCTTGATCCTACCATAATGATAGGCGCACAGCTTCCGGCAATGGGGGACAGCTACCGTGTCGGAAGAGGCGGAGACTTTATTTTCGAAGCCTGCGAATATAAGGACGCTTTTCTGGATTTCTGCCCGAATATAGCTGTGGTGCTTAATGTTGAACTGGACCATACCGACTATTTTTCCGATATAGATGATATGACAGAATCCTTTGCCGATTATATTTCCAAATGCGGAAAAAACGGTGTGGCAATAGTTAACGGCGATAACGCCAATGCCGTTAAGGCTTCCCTCATGGCGCGTGAAAATGTAGGTAAAATACTGTACTTTTCAGCACAAACTGAGGCAGATATATATGCGGATAACATTGTGTACGATAAAGGCTATGCCGAATTTGATATTTGTATTTCGGGTGATGTGTATGCGCACGCAAAGCTGAATATACCCGGAAAATTCAATATTTCCAACGCCCTTGCCGTTGCGGGTGCGGCGTATGTTTGCGGTATACCGCGTTCGGCAGTAGAAAAGGGAATGGCGGAGTTCGGGGGAGTAAACCGACGCTTCGAACGCAGATGTGTGGTAAACGGTGCAGTGGTTATTGACGACTATGCCCATCATCCCGACGAAATAAGAGCCACTGTTTCTACGGCGTGCGCTATTTCCAACCGCGTAATCGCCGTGTTCCAGCCCCACACCTATACCCGTACACGAGACCTTTTTGATGATATTACAAAAGCCTTTGCGGGGTGCCATCAGGTGATTTTTGCGGACATATATTCCGCGCGCGAGGCAGATATTTACGGAATAAATTCCAAAATGCTTGCGGATGCAACACCCAATGCCCTGTATCTCGGCGGCTTTGAGGAGATTGGAGCATATCTGCGCAGTGTTGCCCGGGAGGGTGACATAATCCTCATTATGGGCGCGGGTGACATAAATAAGCTGGTGGTTTGA
- the spoVG gene encoding septation regulator SpoVG — MKITDIRIRKVFDNGPMKAVVSVTFDDQFAVHDIKVIDAGGKNFIVMPSRKNADGTYRDVAHPINAQFRSEIEQAVMSVYNAQSIEEDASDGTVTAEE, encoded by the coding sequence ATGAAAATTACCGACATCAGAATACGTAAAGTATTCGACAACGGACCTATGAAAGCGGTAGTATCGGTCACATTTGACGACCAGTTCGCCGTCCATGACATCAAGGTAATTGACGCCGGAGGTAAAAATTTTATAGTGATGCCCAGCAGAAAGAACGCAGACGGTACCTATCGTGACGTGGCGCATCCCATCAACGCACAATTCAGAAGCGAAATCGAGCAAGCAGTTATGAGCGTTTACAACGCACAGAGCATCGAGGAAGATGCTTCCGACGGAACCGTCACCGCAGAGGAATAA